In a single window of the Poecile atricapillus isolate bPoeAtr1 chromosome 27, bPoeAtr1.hap1, whole genome shotgun sequence genome:
- the COASY gene encoding bifunctional coenzyme A synthase, which yields MPPFASGLLVLTAPLPALPRRAAGLVAAAAGLVAGPLYVHLQPGLRLAGPAAGPAAPPAGPALLRALAALYGAAAARRGLDLRVLLGPGRRLARQPRVLLAAAAEAPGPPEPVQLGLQRLAAAVYGCPPSLPALLLGEDTAGDFGGDPEGDPEQDLNATFPEFLDVAVGGTFDRLHGAHRLLLSACCLLARRRLLAGVADGDLLRHKVLPELIEPYELRAAKLREFLEDVKPSLCYDIVPLADPFGPSVTDSELQCLVVSEETRRGGEAVNRKRLENGLTELALHEIQLMKDPDHSQNEEEKISSSSLRQRLLGTLLQPPRQDPALPLRPYVIGLTGGTGSGKTSIARLLGQLGAFVIDADKLGHAVYVPGGPAYEPVVAAFGAEILNKDGTINRKVLGAKVFGNQERLKSLTDIVWPQIAQMAKERVREADAQGKAVCVLDAAVLLEAGWQDMVHEVWTAIIPEEEAVRRIVARDGLTEEAARRRLQSQMSNRQRVEQSQVVLCTLWEPDITRQQVHKAWDLLQQRLSPEPGP from the exons ATGCCGCCCTTCGCCTCGGGGCTGCTGGTGCTGACGGCGCCGCTGCCCGCGCTGCcccggcgggcggcggggctggtggcggcggcggcggggctggTGGCGGGGCCGCTGTACGTGCACCTGCAGCCGGGGCTGCGGCtggccggccccgccgccggccccgccgctccgccCGCGGGCCCCGCGCTGCTGCGGGCTCTGGCCGCGCTGtacggggcggcggcggcgcggcgggggctGGACCTGCGGGTCCTGCTCGGGCCCGGCCGCCGCCTGGCACGGCAGCCCCGCGTCCTCCTGGCGGCCGCTGCCGAGGCGCCGGGGCCGCCGGAGCCGGTGCAGCTCGGGCTGCAGCGCCTGGCCGCGGCTGTGTACGGCTGCCCGCCGAGCCTGCCCGCGCTGCTGCTGGGCGAGGACACCGCGGGGGACTTCGGGGGCGACCCCGAGGGGGACCCCGAGCAGGATCTTAACGCGACGTTCCCCGAATTCTTGGACGTGGCGGTTGGCGGCACCTTCGACCGGCTGCACGGCGCCCACCGGCTCCTGCTCAGCGCCTGCTGCCTCCTGGCCCGGCGGCGGCTCCTGGCCGGGGTGGCCGACGGAGACCTGCTCCGCC ACAAAGTCCTGCCGGAGCTGATCGAGCCGTACGAGCTGCGGGCGGCGAAGCTGCGCGAGTTCTTGGAGGACGTGAAGCCCTCACTGTGCTACGACATCGTGCCTCTGGCCGACCCCTTTGGCCCCTCAGTCACAGACTCCGAGCTGCAGTGCCTGGTGGTCAGCGAGGAGACCCGCCGGGGAGGGGAGGCTGTCAACAGGAAGAGACTTGAAAAT GGGCTCACTGAGCTGGCTCTCCATGAAATCCAGTTGATGAAGGACCCCGACCACAGTCAGAACGAGGAGGAGAAGAtcagctcctccagcctccggcagaggctgctggggaCGCTGCTGCAGCCCCCACGG CAAGACCCAGCTCTGCCGTTGCGCCCGTACGTGATTGGCCtgactgggggaactgggagtgGGAAAACCTCCATCGCCAGACTCCTGGGGCAGCTGGGCGCGTTCGTCATCGACGCTGACAAGCTGGGCCACGCCGTCTATGTCCCTGGTGGCCCGGCCTACGAGCCAGTGGTGGCGGCCTTTGGGGCAG AGATCCTGAACAAAGATGGAACGATTAACAGGAAAGTCCTTGGAGCCAAAGTGTTTGGAAACCAG GAGCGGCTGAAGAGCCTGACAGACATTGTGTGGCCCCAAATAGCCCAGATGGCAAAGGAGAGAGTCAGAGAGGCTGATGCTCAAG GGAAGGCCGTGTGTGTGCTGGacgctgctgtgctgctggaggccgGCTGGCAGGACATGGTCCACGAGGTGTGGACAGCCATCATCCCGGAGGAGGAG gcCGTGAGGCGCATTGTGGCCAGGGATGGGCTGACCGAGGAGGCTGCTCGCCGCCGGCTGCAGAGCCAGATGAGCAACAGGCAGCGGGTGGAGCAGTCACAGGTGGTGCTCTGCACCCTCTGGGAGCCGGACATCACCCGCCAGCAG GTGCACAAGGCCTGGGACCTGCTGCAGCAGCGCCTGAGCCCGGAGCCCGGCCCGTGA
- the PSMC3IP gene encoding homologous-pairing protein 2 homolog isoform X2 codes for MSKGREAAAGGGAAAVLLRYLREQNRPYSAQDAFGNLQQEHGLGKAAVVKALEQLAQQGRVREKAYGKQKIYFADQEQLPAASDAELRGLDGEIATRSAQLQALQQSCRHMEAELKDLNSSMTTPEIAREIEALRKDCASCTEKLERIKSATNHVTPEEKEKVCREQQLYRREWRRRKRMATELLDAILEGYPKSKKQFFEEVGIETDEDHGVVLPATV; via the exons ATGAGCAAAGGGCGCGAGGCCGCGGCGGGCG GAGGCGCCGCCGCTGTCCTGCTGCGGTACCTGCGGGAGCAGAACCGGCCGTACAGCGCCCAGGATGCCTTCGGGaacctgcagcaggagcacgGGCTGGGCAAGGCg GCCGTGGTGAAGGCGCTGGAGCAGCTGGCGCAGCAGGGCCGCGTACGCGAGAAGGCCTACGGGAAGCAGAAGATTTACTTCGCTGACCAG gagcagctcccggcCGCCAGCGATGCGGAGCTCCGCGGGCTGGACGGGGAGATCGCCACACGCTCCGCACAGCTGCAGgcgctgcagcagagctgccgGCACATGGAGGCGG AGCTGAAGGACCTGAACAGCTCCATGACAACCCCTGAGATCGCCAGGGAGATCGAGGCGCTGAGGAAGGACTGTGCCAGTTGCACGGAGAAACTGGAGAGGATTAAGTCTGCTACCAACCACGTAACtccagaggaaaaagagaag GTGTgccgggagcagcagctgtACCGCCGGGAGTGGCGCCGGAGGAAGCGCATG gccacagagctgctggatgcCATCCTGGAGGGGTATCCCAAGAGCAAGAAGCAATTCTTT GAGGAGGTTGGGATAGAGACGGATGAGGACCACGGTGTCGTGCTGCCAGCGACTGTGTGA
- the MLX gene encoding max-like protein X isoform X2: MAEPPGAAAEDAWGKVGPGSGRAGPPGAAGAQGGTPGRGSWRPGRVDAAYGDNGLDSALFMENARKGSIVSRANSIGSTSASSVPNTDDEDSDYHQEPCKESYKDQRRRAHTQAEQKRRDAIKKGYNDLQAIVPTCEQQDFSISSQKLSKAIVLQKTIDYIQFLHKEKKKQEEEVSTLRKDVMALKIMKVNYEQIVKAHQDNPNEGKNQISDEVKFNVFQGIMDSLFQSFNASVSVTSFQELSACVFSWIEEHCKPQTLRDVVIGVLHKVKSQLY, encoded by the exons ATGGCGGAGCCGCCGGGCGCCGCGGCCGAGGACGCGTGGGGGAAGGTGGGGCCGGGATCGGGTCGGGCCGGGCCGCCGGGTGCCGCGGGGGCGCAGGGCGGCACGCCGGGACGCGGCTCATGGCGTCCGGGCAGG gTGGACGCGGCCTACGGCGACAATGGCCTGGACTCCG CACTCTTCATGGAAAATGCCCGGAAAGGCAGCATAGTGTCCCGGGCCAACAGCATCGGCTCCACCAGTGCCTCTTCTGTCCCCAACACAG ATGATGAGGACAGTGACTACCACCAGGAGCCCTGCAAGGAGTCCTACAAGGACCAGCGCCGCCGGGCACACACCCAGGCCGAGCAGAAGCGCCGAGATGCCATCAAG AAAGGCTACAATGACCTGCAGGCCATTGTCCCCACCTGTGAGCAGCAGGATTTCTCCATCAGCTCACAGAAGCTGAGCAAGGCCATCGTGCTCCAGAAAA CTATTGACTACATCCAGTTCctgcacaaggaaaagaaaaaacaggagGAGGAAGTTTCTACCCTCAGGAAAGATGTGATGGCCTTGAAGATCATGAAAGT GAACTACGAGCAGATTGTGAAAGCTCATCAGGACAACCCAAACGAGGGGAAGAACCAGATCTCTGATGAGGTGAAGTTCAATGTTTTCCAAGGCATCATGGACTCCCTGTTCCAGTCCTTCAACGCCTCAGTCTCTGTAACGAGTTTTCAGGAGCTCTCAGCGTGTGTCTTCAGCTGGATTGAGGAGCACTGCAAGCCCCAG ACGCTGCGGGACGTTGTCATCGGGGTCCTGCACAAGGTGAAGAGCCAGCTCTACTGA
- the NAGLU gene encoding alpha-N-acetylglucosaminidase, with protein MAVRRGPEPGPEPGPGLALPFLLLLAVTAAGAGDARQEEAVRALARRLLGPRAAAVALSVDPALAAGGPDIYRLWSPPGAAVAVAVTGSSGVAAAAGLYRYLRDFCGCHLSWSGAQLRLPDPLPRLRAEIRAAAPGRYRYYQNVCTQSYSFAWWDWARWEREIDWMALSGINLAPAFAGQEAVWQRVYRNLGLNQTEIDKYFTGPAFLAWNRMGNIRRWAGPLPPTWHLKQLYLQYRIVERMRSLGMTTVLPAFAGHVPQGILRVFPRVNATRLGRWSHFDCTYSCIYLLDPEDPMFQVIGTLFLKELIKEFGTDHVYSADTFNEMTPLSSDPAYLSRVSNAVFSSMTGADPKALWLMQGWLFQHQPDFWQPAQVRALLHGVPLGRMIVLDLFAESKPVYQWTESFYGQPFIWCMLHNFGGNHGLFGTVEAINHGPFAARRFPNSTMVGTGLVPEGIEQNDMVYELMNELGWRQEPLDLPSWVTRYAERRYGAPNAAAAGAWRLLLRSVYNCTGVCVNHNRSPLVRRPSLHMDTELWYNASDVYEAWRLLLSAGAELGSSPTFLYDLVDVTRQAAQQLVSDHYLSIRQAFQSHALPELLTAGGVLVYDLLPELDSLLSSHSLFLLGRWLESARAMATSDREAEQYELNARNQVTLWGPSGNILDYANKQLGGLVLDYYTVRWSLFVSVLVESLNSGRPFHQDQFNQAVFQVERGFIYNKKRYPAVPAGDTMEISRKLFLKYYPSALRRSLAGPA; from the exons ATGGCGGTGCGGCGGGGCCCGGAACCGGGACCTgagccgggcccggggctggcgctgccgtttctgctgctgctggcggtgACGGCGGCTGGAGCGGGGGACGCGCGGCAGGAGGAGGCGGTGCGGGCGCTGGCGCGGCGCCTGCTCGGCCCGCGGGCCGCCGCCGTGGCGCTGTCGGTGGACCCGGCGCTGGCGGCTGGCGGGCCCGACATTTACCGGCTGTGGTCGCCTCCCGGCGCTGCCGTGGCCGTGGCCGTGACGGGCTCCAGCGGCGTGGCGGCGGCCGCCGGCCTCTATCGCTACCTGCGAGACTTCTGCGGCTGCCACCTGTCCTGGTCCGGAGCGCAGCTCCGCCTGCCGGACCCGCTGCCGCGGCTGCGGGCCGAGAtccgcgccgccgcccccggcaG GTACCGCTACTACCAGAACGTCTGCACCCAGAGCTACTCCTTCGCCTGGTGGGACTGGGCGCGCTGGGAGCGGGAGATCGACTGGATGGCGCTGAGCGGCATTAACCTGGCACCGGCTTTCGCGGGGCAAGAGGCGGTCTGGCAGCGG GTTTACCGCAACCTGGGGCTGAACCAGACGGAGATCGACAAGTACTTCACGGGCCCCGCGTTCCTGGCCTGGAACAGGATGGGCAACATCCGCCGCTGGGCCGGGCCCCTGCCGCCCACCTGGCACCTCAAACAGCTCTACCTGCAG TACCGGATCGTGGAGCGGATGCGCTCGCTGGGGATGACCACGGTGCTGCCGGCCTTCGCGGGCCACGTGCCGCAGGGGATCCTTCG GGTCTTCCCACGTGTGAATGCCACTCGCCTGGGGCGCTGGAGCCACTTTGACTGCACCTACTCATGCATCTACCTGCTGGACCCGGAGGACCCCATGTTCCAGGTGATCGGGACCCTCTTCCTGAAGGAGTTGATCAAGGAGTTTGGCACAGACCACGTCTACAGTGCAGACACCTTCAACGAGATGACCCCGCTGTCTTCTGACCCTGCCTATCTCTCAAGAGTCAGCAATGCTGTTTTCAGTTCGATGACGGGAG CTGACCCCAAGGCTCTGTGGCTGATGCAGGGCTGGCTCttccagcaccagcctgacttCTGGCAGCCAGCACAGGTACGAGCCCTGCTGCATGGAGTGCCCCTCGGCAGGATGATTGTTCTCGACCTCTTCGCTGAGTCCAAGCCCGTCTACCAGTGGACAGAGTCCTTCTATGGGCAGCCCTTCATCTGGTGCATGTTGCACAACTTCGGGGGCAACCACGGCCTCTTTGGCACCGTGGAGGCCATCAACCACGGCCCCTTCGCCGCTCGGCGCTTCCCCAACTCCACCATGGTGGGCACGGGGCTGGTGCCCGAGGGCATTGAGCAGAACGACATGGTGTACGAGCTGATGAACGAGCTGGGCTGGCGTCAGGAGCCCCTCGACCTGCCCAGCTGGGTGACCCGCTACGCCGAGCGCCGCTACGGCGCCCCAAACGCTGCCGCAGCCGGCGCCTGGCGCCTGCTCCTCCGCAGCGTCTATAACTGCACCGGTGTGTGCGTCAACCACAACCGCAGCCCCTTGGTGCGCCGGCCCTCGCTGCACATGGACACGGAGCTCTGGTACAACGCCAGCGACGTGTACGAAGCCTGGCGCCTGCTGCTGAGCGCCGGCGCCgagctgggctccagccccaCCTTCCTGTACGACCTGGTGGACGTGACGCGGCAGGCGGCCCAGCAGCTGGTCAGTGACCACTACCTGAGCATCCGCCAGGCCTTCCAGAGCCACGCGCTGCCGGAGCTGCTGACGGCCGGTGGCGTGCTGGTGTACGAcctgctgccagagctggaCAGCCTCCTGTCCAGCCACAGCCTCTTCCTCCTCGGCCGCTGGCTGGAGAGCGCCCGTGCCATGGCCACCAGTGACCGGGAGGCTGAGCAGTATGAGCTGAATGCCCGCAACCAGGTGACGCTCTGGGGGCCCAGCGGGAACATTCTGGACTACGCCAACAAGCAGCTGGGGGGGCTGGTGCTGGACTACTACACTGTGCGCTGGAGCCTCTTCGTCTCTGTGCTGGTGGAGAGCCTCAACTCGGGCCGCCCCTTCCACCAGGATCAGTTCAACCAGGCTGTCTTCCAAGTGGAGAGAGGCTTCATCTACAACAAGAAGCGCtacccagctgtgccagctggggaTACGATGGAGATCTCCAGGAAGCTGTTCCTCAAATACTACCCCAGCGCCCTGCGGCGCAGCTTGGCTGGGCCTGCGTGA
- the PSMC3IP gene encoding homologous-pairing protein 2 homolog isoform X1 — MSKGREAAAGGGAAAVLLRYLREQNRPYSAQDAFGNLQQEHGLGKAAVVKALEQLAQQGRVREKAYGKQKIYFADQEQLPAASDAELRGLDGEIATRSAQLQALQQSCRHMEAELKDLNSSMTTPEIAREIEALRKDCASCTEKLERIKSATNHVTPEEKEKVCREQQLYRREWRRRKRMATELLDAILEGYPKSKKQFFVSTEAGLCPRLLSQTLSLFSCHAGGGWDRDG, encoded by the exons ATGAGCAAAGGGCGCGAGGCCGCGGCGGGCG GAGGCGCCGCCGCTGTCCTGCTGCGGTACCTGCGGGAGCAGAACCGGCCGTACAGCGCCCAGGATGCCTTCGGGaacctgcagcaggagcacgGGCTGGGCAAGGCg GCCGTGGTGAAGGCGCTGGAGCAGCTGGCGCAGCAGGGCCGCGTACGCGAGAAGGCCTACGGGAAGCAGAAGATTTACTTCGCTGACCAG gagcagctcccggcCGCCAGCGATGCGGAGCTCCGCGGGCTGGACGGGGAGATCGCCACACGCTCCGCACAGCTGCAGgcgctgcagcagagctgccgGCACATGGAGGCGG AGCTGAAGGACCTGAACAGCTCCATGACAACCCCTGAGATCGCCAGGGAGATCGAGGCGCTGAGGAAGGACTGTGCCAGTTGCACGGAGAAACTGGAGAGGATTAAGTCTGCTACCAACCACGTAACtccagaggaaaaagagaag GTGTgccgggagcagcagctgtACCGCCGGGAGTGGCGCCGGAGGAAGCGCATG gccacagagctgctggatgcCATCCTGGAGGGGTATCCCAAGAGCAAGAAGCAATTCTTTGTAAGTACcgaggctgggctgtgcccacgGCTGCTGAGCCAGACCCTGAGCCTGTTCTCCTGCCACGCAGGAGGAGGTTGGGATAGAGACGGATGA
- the HSD17B1 gene encoding LOW QUALITY PROTEIN: 17-beta-hydroxysteroid dehydrogenase type 1 (The sequence of the model RefSeq protein was modified relative to this genomic sequence to represent the inferred CDS: inserted 2 bases in 2 codons), translating to MAWPHWPELPAMERTTVLITGCSSGIGLGLAARLAADATRRFKGKGVDAAPGVQQPRVVSXAGPGRASPRRNSQKQPGGGLGLVLAMRLGGTXCPWPHSLLSVYATMRDLAKGERLLERLGGSCPDTLEVLQLDVTDPGSLAAAAQRVQGLDVLVCNAGVGLMGPLETCSDQAMKTLFDVNLFGAVRTIQAFLPAMKSRRAGRIIVSSSIGGLQGLPFNAVYCASKFAVEGLCESLAIVLRPFNIHLTLVECGPVHTSFLANLQRPDPEGSEMRGLDAETQGLYRRYLWHCQSIFRDTAQEVEEVLPVFLEAIGSPCPPLRCASTQLLAPLWRLRLSSPDGSAYVRAMHDFVFGGSEPAGDRP from the exons ATGGCGTGGCCCCactggccagagctgccagccATGGAGAGAACCACGGTGCTGATCACAGGCTGCTCCTCAGGCATCGGCCTGGGGCTGGCTGCACGCCTGGCAGCCGACGCCACTCGCCGCTTCAAAGGTAAAGGGGTGGACGCTGCCCCGGGGGTCCAGCAGCCACGGGTGGTCT GGGCTGGGCCAGGCAGGGCCTCACCAAGGAGAAACAGCCAGAAACAGCCTGGGGGTGGGCTGGGGTTGGTGCTGGCCATGCGGCTTGGTGGCA ACTGCCCATGGCCACACTCTCTCCTCTCAGTTTATGCCACCATGCGCGACCTGGCCAAGGGTGAGCGGCTGCTGGAGCGCCTGGGGGGCAGCTGCCCCGACACgctggaggtgctgcagctTGATGTCACTGATCCAGGCTcgctggcagctgctgcacagcGGGTGCAGGGACTGGATGTGCTGG TCTGCAATGCAGGGGTGGGACTGATGGGACCGCTGGAGACCTGCTCTGACCAGGCCATGAAAACTCTCTTCGATGTGAACCTCTTTGGGGCTGTCCGCACCATCCAGGCATTCCTGCCTGCCATGAAGAGCCGCAGGGCCGGGCGGATCATTGTCTCCAGCAGCATCGGGGGGCTGCAAG GGCTGCCCTTCAATGCTGTGTACTGTGCCAGCAAGTTTGCAGTGGAGGGGCTGTGCGAGAGTCTGGCCATCGTCCTGCGCCCCTTCAACATCCA CCTGACGCTGGTGGAGTGCGGGCCCGTCCACACCAGCTTCCTGGCCAACCTGCAGCGCCCCGACCCTGAGGGCAGCGAGATGCGGGGCCTGGACGCCGAGACACAGGGGCTGTACCGCCGGTACCTGTGGCACTGCCAGAGCATCTTCCGCGACACGGCCCAGGAGGTGGAGGAGGTCCTGCCG GTGTTCCTGGAGGCCAtcggcagcccctgcccaccgCTCCGCTGCGCCAGCACCCAGCTCCTCGCCCCGCTCTGGCGCCTGCGGCTGAGCAGCCCCGACGGCTCCGCGTACGTCCGCGCCATGCACGACTTCGTGTTCGGCGGCAGCGAGCCCGCCGGGGACCGGCCCTGA
- the MLX gene encoding max-like protein X isoform X4 translates to MAEPPGAAAEDAWGKVDAAYGDNGLDSALFMENARKGSIVSRANSIGSTSASSVPNTDDEDSDYHQEPCKESYKDQRRRAHTQAEQKRRDAIKKGYNDLQAIVPTCEQQDFSISSQKLSKAIVLQKTIDYIQFLHKEKKKQEEEVSTLRKDVMALKIMKVNYEQIVKAHQDNPNEGKNQISDEVKFNVFQGIMDSLFQSFNASVSVTSFQELSACVFSWIEEHCKPQTLRDVVIGVLHKVKSQLY, encoded by the exons ATGGCGGAGCCGCCGGGCGCCGCGGCCGAGGACGCGTGGGGGAAG gTGGACGCGGCCTACGGCGACAATGGCCTGGACTCCG CACTCTTCATGGAAAATGCCCGGAAAGGCAGCATAGTGTCCCGGGCCAACAGCATCGGCTCCACCAGTGCCTCTTCTGTCCCCAACACAG ATGATGAGGACAGTGACTACCACCAGGAGCCCTGCAAGGAGTCCTACAAGGACCAGCGCCGCCGGGCACACACCCAGGCCGAGCAGAAGCGCCGAGATGCCATCAAG AAAGGCTACAATGACCTGCAGGCCATTGTCCCCACCTGTGAGCAGCAGGATTTCTCCATCAGCTCACAGAAGCTGAGCAAGGCCATCGTGCTCCAGAAAA CTATTGACTACATCCAGTTCctgcacaaggaaaagaaaaaacaggagGAGGAAGTTTCTACCCTCAGGAAAGATGTGATGGCCTTGAAGATCATGAAAGT GAACTACGAGCAGATTGTGAAAGCTCATCAGGACAACCCAAACGAGGGGAAGAACCAGATCTCTGATGAGGTGAAGTTCAATGTTTTCCAAGGCATCATGGACTCCCTGTTCCAGTCCTTCAACGCCTCAGTCTCTGTAACGAGTTTTCAGGAGCTCTCAGCGTGTGTCTTCAGCTGGATTGAGGAGCACTGCAAGCCCCAG ACGCTGCGGGACGTTGTCATCGGGGTCCTGCACAAGGTGAAGAGCCAGCTCTACTGA
- the MLX gene encoding max-like protein X isoform X3, protein MAEPPGAAAEDAWGKVGFALRDRVSLLARESGGAPGLPCTEGLSVAGQDSYPEQEEEEEDDEDSDYHQEPCKESYKDQRRRAHTQAEQKRRDAIKKGYNDLQAIVPTCEQQDFSISSQKLSKAIVLQKTIDYIQFLHKEKKKQEEEVSTLRKDVMALKIMKVNYEQIVKAHQDNPNEGKNQISDEVKFNVFQGIMDSLFQSFNASVSVTSFQELSACVFSWIEEHCKPQTLRDVVIGVLHKVKSQLY, encoded by the exons ATGGCGGAGCCGCCGGGCGCCGCGGCCGAGGACGCGTGGGGGAAG GTGGGGTTTGCCCTCCGTGACCGCGTGTCTCTGCTCGCTCGGGAATCCGGCGGGGCTCCAGGTCTGCCCTGCACCGAGGGGCTGAGCGTGGCTGGGCAGGATTCCTATCctgagcaggaagaggaagaggaag ATGATGAGGACAGTGACTACCACCAGGAGCCCTGCAAGGAGTCCTACAAGGACCAGCGCCGCCGGGCACACACCCAGGCCGAGCAGAAGCGCCGAGATGCCATCAAG AAAGGCTACAATGACCTGCAGGCCATTGTCCCCACCTGTGAGCAGCAGGATTTCTCCATCAGCTCACAGAAGCTGAGCAAGGCCATCGTGCTCCAGAAAA CTATTGACTACATCCAGTTCctgcacaaggaaaagaaaaaacaggagGAGGAAGTTTCTACCCTCAGGAAAGATGTGATGGCCTTGAAGATCATGAAAGT GAACTACGAGCAGATTGTGAAAGCTCATCAGGACAACCCAAACGAGGGGAAGAACCAGATCTCTGATGAGGTGAAGTTCAATGTTTTCCAAGGCATCATGGACTCCCTGTTCCAGTCCTTCAACGCCTCAGTCTCTGTAACGAGTTTTCAGGAGCTCTCAGCGTGTGTCTTCAGCTGGATTGAGGAGCACTGCAAGCCCCAG ACGCTGCGGGACGTTGTCATCGGGGTCCTGCACAAGGTGAAGAGCCAGCTCTACTGA
- the MLX gene encoding max-like protein X isoform X1, translating to MAEPPGAAAEDAWGKVGPGSGRAGPPGAAGAQGGTPGRGSWRPGRVGFALRDRVSLLARESGGAPGLPCTEGLSVAGQDSYPEQEEEEEDDEDSDYHQEPCKESYKDQRRRAHTQAEQKRRDAIKKGYNDLQAIVPTCEQQDFSISSQKLSKAIVLQKTIDYIQFLHKEKKKQEEEVSTLRKDVMALKIMKVNYEQIVKAHQDNPNEGKNQISDEVKFNVFQGIMDSLFQSFNASVSVTSFQELSACVFSWIEEHCKPQTLRDVVIGVLHKVKSQLY from the exons ATGGCGGAGCCGCCGGGCGCCGCGGCCGAGGACGCGTGGGGGAAGGTGGGGCCGGGATCGGGTCGGGCCGGGCCGCCGGGTGCCGCGGGGGCGCAGGGCGGCACGCCGGGACGCGGCTCATGGCGTCCGGGCAGG GTGGGGTTTGCCCTCCGTGACCGCGTGTCTCTGCTCGCTCGGGAATCCGGCGGGGCTCCAGGTCTGCCCTGCACCGAGGGGCTGAGCGTGGCTGGGCAGGATTCCTATCctgagcaggaagaggaagaggaag ATGATGAGGACAGTGACTACCACCAGGAGCCCTGCAAGGAGTCCTACAAGGACCAGCGCCGCCGGGCACACACCCAGGCCGAGCAGAAGCGCCGAGATGCCATCAAG AAAGGCTACAATGACCTGCAGGCCATTGTCCCCACCTGTGAGCAGCAGGATTTCTCCATCAGCTCACAGAAGCTGAGCAAGGCCATCGTGCTCCAGAAAA CTATTGACTACATCCAGTTCctgcacaaggaaaagaaaaaacaggagGAGGAAGTTTCTACCCTCAGGAAAGATGTGATGGCCTTGAAGATCATGAAAGT GAACTACGAGCAGATTGTGAAAGCTCATCAGGACAACCCAAACGAGGGGAAGAACCAGATCTCTGATGAGGTGAAGTTCAATGTTTTCCAAGGCATCATGGACTCCCTGTTCCAGTCCTTCAACGCCTCAGTCTCTGTAACGAGTTTTCAGGAGCTCTCAGCGTGTGTCTTCAGCTGGATTGAGGAGCACTGCAAGCCCCAG ACGCTGCGGGACGTTGTCATCGGGGTCCTGCACAAGGTGAAGAGCCAGCTCTACTGA